TCCTGTCCGCGCTCGGCGTTCAGGTCGGCCACGCGCAGGCCGCCGCCGAACGCAAGCGCCTCCTGCTTGCCGACACCGTGACCGAACTGGAGTTCCACTGTGGGGACGAGCGGACGTTTACCGCCGGAGTATCCGGGGCGTTGGGCTGTACGGTCGAGCTGTCCGGCGTCGTTCCCGTTGCGGACCAGTCGCTGCTGTACTACCTGATGGTCGACGGTGCCTCGGCCGACGCGATACTCTCATATGCCGACGACGACGACAGCGTGGCTGACGCCAGACTCCTCGAAGAGCACAGCGACGGCGCGTTGCTAGAGGTCGTCGTGACCGACACGCCCGCGCTCCAACTGGTCGAGAGCGGCGGCCGCATCCGCTCGGTGACGGCCACCAATGGCGTCGCGACTATCGCAGTCGAACTCGCCAGTGAAGCCGACATCAGACCGACGGTCAACGCCGTGACTGATGCCTACCCGGAGACATCGTTGGCGGCGAAACGAGAGACTGAACGGCCGGCCGAGACCGACAGCGGGTTCCGCGACCGCCTGACTGACACTCTCTCAGACCAGCAGGAGACGGTCCTCCAAGCGGCCTATCACAGCGGGTACTTTGAGTGGCCGCGCGGATCGACTGCCGAGGAGCTAGCTGACTCGCTGGACGTGTCGTCCCCGACATTACACAACCACCTCAGGAAAGCCCAGCAAAAGGTACTGACGGCGTTTTTCGACGACAGGCCGGCGGAGCCACGACAGCCGGCCGACAACTGAAACCCTGTTTCACGTTATCGTAGTTAGACCCCCCGTTTATATGGCCGCTATGAAATATCGATGATAGACCATGTCAGATGAAGATGTCCAGCTAGAAGCGCGGCTCGAAGAGCAGGAGGTTTTCGAGCCACCGGAGTCATTCGTCGAGCAGGCAAACGTCACAGACGAGGGAATCTACGACGAGTTTACCGAGAACTGGCCGGAGTGCTGGGAGGGGGCCGCCGACCTCCTCGACTGGGACGAGGACTACGATCAGGTACTCGACGATTCGAACCCGCCGTTCTACGAGTGGTTCACCGACGGCACACTGAACGCATCGGCGAACTGCCTCGACCGCCATCTAGAGGAGCGTGGCGACGAGGCCGCTATCGAGTGGGTCGGTGAGCCGGTCGAGGAAGACAACATCACCTACACCTACGAGGAACTCCACCAGAAGGTCAACGAGTTCGCGGCCGGCCTGCGAGAGATGGGCGTCGGCGAGGACGACGTCGTGACGATGTACATGCCGATGATCCCGCAGCTGCCGATTGCGATGCTGGCCTGTGCCCGCATCGGCGCGCCCCACTCCGTCGTGTTCGCCGGCTTCTCCGCGGACGCGCTGGCGACGCGGATGAACTCCGCCGATTCGGAGTATCTGGTCACCTGCGACGGCTACTACCGCCGCGGCGACCCGCTCGACCACCTCGACAAAGCCAACGAGGGGCTGGGCGGTGTCGACCACGAGGTCGAACGCGCCATCGTCGCCGAGCGGCTGATGGACGGCGACGGCTTCGACCACGACTACGCGGACAACCAGATCGCCTTCGAGGACGTCGTCGCCGACAACGAGGGCGAAACGGTCGAACCGGTCGACCGCGACGCCGAGGACATGCTGTTTCTCATGTACACCTCCGGAACGACCGGGAAACCGAAGGGCGTCAAACACTCCACCGGCGGCTACCTCGCGTGGGCGGCTTGGACCTCGCAGGCAGTGCTCGACATCAAACCCGAAGACACGTACTTCTGCTCGGCCGACATCGGCTGGATTACTGGCCACTCCTACATCGTCTACGGGCCACTCGCGCTCGGCACGACGACGATGATGTACGAGGGCACGCCGGACTACCCCGACAAGGACCGCCTCTGGGACATCGTCGAGGAGTACGAGGCCGACCAGCTGTACACCGCACCGACGGCCATCCGCGCGTTCATGAAGTGGGGCAAGGAGTACCCCGAGCAGCACGACCTCTCCAGCCTTCGCCTGCTGGGAACGGTCGGCGAGCCAATCAACCCCCGCGCCTGGAAATGGTACTACAAGCACATCGGCAACGAGGAGTGCCCAGTGGTCGACACTTGGTGGCAGACCGAGACCGGTGGGA
The Haloarcula sp. CBA1129 genome window above contains:
- the acs gene encoding acetate--CoA ligase → MSDEDVQLEARLEEQEVFEPPESFVEQANVTDEGIYDEFTENWPECWEGAADLLDWDEDYDQVLDDSNPPFYEWFTDGTLNASANCLDRHLEERGDEAAIEWVGEPVEEDNITYTYEELHQKVNEFAAGLREMGVGEDDVVTMYMPMIPQLPIAMLACARIGAPHSVVFAGFSADALATRMNSADSEYLVTCDGYYRRGDPLDHLDKANEGLGGVDHEVERAIVAERLMDGDGFDHDYADNQIAFEDVVADNEGETVEPVDRDAEDMLFLMYTSGTTGKPKGVKHSTGGYLAWAAWTSQAVLDIKPEDTYFCSADIGWITGHSYIVYGPLALGTTTMMYEGTPDYPDKDRLWDIVEEYEADQLYTAPTAIRAFMKWGKEYPEQHDLSSLRLLGTVGEPINPRAWKWYYKHIGNEECPVVDTWWQTETGGMMITTLPGVKDMKPGSAGPPLPGNDVRIVDTEGEEVEPGRAGYLTVDKPWPGMLRTLYKNDERFINEYWAEYSDTDSDDSDDWVYFPEDGAKIDDDGYITVLGRVDDVINVSGHRLGTMEIESAIVGVEGVAEAAVVGGDHDIKGEAVYAYVITEDGYEENEELSSAIIEGVEDAIGPIARPEAVIFTPELPKTRSGKIMRRLLEDIANGEELGDTSTLRNPDVVSDIEKKVQGD